The following proteins are encoded in a genomic region of Gavia stellata isolate bGavSte3 unplaced genomic scaffold, bGavSte3.hap2 HAP2_SCAFFOLD_44, whole genome shotgun sequence:
- the LOC132321712 gene encoding acrosin-like gives MASQHGVSRVVGGTDAQPGAWPWIVSIQDPWKTGTGHTCGGFLISPQWVLTAAHCFIEARHITMWRVVVGATRLTQLGPEAQVRHIKRLLVHEHYSNITQRNDIALLELDQPVQCSYSIQLACVPDASLRVSELTTCYASGWGSTTARCEFPKSTRVLSEAKVRLIDVNLCNSSGWYRGAIHTHNLCAGYAQGGIDTCQGDSGGPLVCKDNNADYFWLVGVTSWGKGCARARRPGVYTSMQHFYDWILAQMGLRPAVSATPTPQPGFTSSPFQRPRPIPTQLGTFTPCPFPLQRLVQFFTRVQELLHFLRGTKA, from the exons atggcttctcagcACGGcgtgtcgcgcgtcgtgggtggcacagatgcccagccaggggcctggccctggatcgtcagcatccaggatccctggaaaacaggcacggggcatacaTGCGGAGGGTtcctcatcagcccacagtgggtcctcacagcagcccactgcttcattgaggccag gcacatcaccatgtggcgcgtggtggtcggggccacccggttgactcagctgggccctgaggcccaagtgcgccatatcaagcggctactggttcacgagcactacagtaacatcacgcagaggaacgacatcgccctgctggaactggaccagcctgtgcagtgcagctactccatccagcttgcctgtgtgcccgacgcctcgctgagagtgtcagagctgacaacctgctacgccagcggctggggttccacgactgcaagatgtgagttcccaaaaagtactcgtgtcctgagc gaggccaaggtccgcctcattgatgtcaacctctgtaacagcagcgggtggtacagaggggccatccacacccacaacctgtgtgctggctacgcgcagggtggcatcgacacctgccag ggcgacagcggtggtcctctcgtctgcaaagataacaatgcagactacttctggctcgttggagtcaccagctgggggaaaggctgcgcgagagcaagacggcccggagtctacacctccatgcagcacttttacgactggatcctggcacagatgggactgcgcccagcagtatcggctactccaacgccacagccaggcttcacctcaagcccctttcagaggccgaGACCCATACCAACTCAGTTGGGCacgtttacaccctgcccatttccactccagaggctggtgcaattctttactcgggtgcaggagctcctgcacttcctaagggggacaaaggcctga